One window of Camelina sativa cultivar DH55 chromosome 4, Cs, whole genome shotgun sequence genomic DNA carries:
- the LOC104781773 gene encoding TPR repeat-containing thioredoxin TTL4-like, giving the protein MSSHYRRHSLEPSITGKFRDSLSFQRDDDVTVDKPDFRELDFGSPMIQQRGYSSAAATPAASGSSSSSSGSASGKPSGRSHSGELSGLTDTSPVKPGSGNVNRSLKQGHRRSASAGTPLIYSGLGLSPVSSRGGGSGATSPNLGVLPTGNICPSGRILKTGMATRASVRHETLCTGTANYGHGNIIRSGGGGVGSNNGKTNHAATRAAEMSDPEEVKKAGNEMYRKGRYGEALALYDRAISLSPDNPAYRSNRAAALAASGRLDEAVKECLEAVRFDPCYARAHKRLASLYLRLGEAENARRHLCLSGQCPDQADFQRLQTLEKQLRLCTEARKIGDWRTVISETDAAIANGADSSPQLVACKAEAFLRLHQIKDSDLCLSSIPRLEHRLTQSPAKLFGIICDAYVLCVQAQVDMALGRFENAVVKAERAITIDHSNNNHEVVSVLNNVKNVAKARTSGNELFSSGRYSEANVAYGDGLKFDAFNSVLYCNRAACWFKLGMWDKSVDDCNQALRIQPSYTKALLRRAASYGKLGRWEDAVRDYEVLRKELPGDSEVAESLQRAKTALSNLGFNNEVEEVSTLDKFKTATLLPGFSVFHFKSSSNRQSEAISPFVNTLCLRYPLVHFFKVDVEESLALAKAESIKKVPTFKIYKKGEKVKEMVCPSHQLLEDSVTHFLL; this is encoded by the exons ATGTCGTCACATTATAGAAGACATTCTCTAGAACCTTCCATTACCGGTAAATTCCGAGATTCTTTGAGTTTCCAACGAGACGATGACGTCACCGTCGACAAACCCGATTTCCGAGAACTCGATTTCGGTTCTCCGATGATCCAACAACGTGGCTACTCCTCCGCCGCTGCCACTCCCGCTGCTAGTGGCAGCAGCTCGAGCTCCTCTGGTTCTGCTTCCGGTAAACCCTCTGGACGGAGTCACTCCGGCGAGCTTTCCGGTTTGACCGACACCAGTCCTGTTAAACCCGGATCCGGTAACGTTAACCGGAGTTTGAAACAGGGTCACAGAAGATCCGCTTCCGCTGGAACCCCGTTGATTTACTCCGGTTTAGGTTTATCTCCGGTCAGCTCTCGCGGCGGCGGGAGCGGCGCGACGTCGCCGAACCTCGGCGTTTTACCTACCGGAAACATTTGTCCGTCGGGAAGGATCTTAAAAACCGGAATGGCTACGAGAGCATCCGTTAGACACGAGACTCTATGCACAGGGACAGCCAATTACGGCCACGGCAACATCATACgcagcggtggtggtggtgtcgGCAGCAACAACGGCAAGACCAACCACGCGGCGACGAGAGCGGCGGAGATGAGCGACCCAGAGGAGGTGAAGAAGGCAGGTAACGAAATGTATAGGAAAGGGAGATACGGCGAGGCATTGGCTCTTTACGACAGAGCAATCTCACTGTCACCGGATAATCCAGCTTACAGGAGCAACCGTGCGGCGGCTTTGGCTGCGTCAGGGAGGTTAGATGAAGCTGTTAAAGAATGTCTTGAAGCTGTCAGATTTGATCCTTGTTACGCTAGAGCTCACAAGAGACTCGCTTCTCTTTATCTCAG ATTGGGAGAAGCTGAGAATGCGAGACGTCATCTATGTCTTTCCGGTCAATGTCCCGATCAAGCTGATTTCCAGCGGTTGCAGACGCTTGAGAAGCAGCTCCGGCTGTGTACGGAGGCTCGAAAGATCGGAGATTGGAGAACGGTCATTAGCGAAACCGATGCAGCCATTGCAAATGGAGCTGATTCGTCTCCTCAG CTTGTAGCTTGTAAAGCAGAAGCCTTTTTGCGGCTTCATCAGATAAAGGATTCGGATTTGTGTCTATCCAGCATTCCGAGATTGGAACATCGTCTTACTCAGTCACCTGCGAAACTGTTTGGTATAATATGTGATGCTTATGTGCTATGTGTTCAGGCTCAAGTTGATATGGCGTTAGGAAG ATTTGAGAATGCGGTTGTAAAGGCGGAGAGAGCCATCACGATTGATCATAGCAATAATAATCATGAGGTAGTATCGGTCTTGAACAATGTGAAGAATGTGGCGAAAGCTCGTACCAGTGGAAACGAGCTCTTCAGTTCAGGGAGATACTCGGAAGCGAATGTGGCTTATGGGGATGGACTCAAGTTTGATGCTTTCAACTCGGTTTTGTATTGTAATAGAGCGGCATGTTGGTTTAAACTTGGTATGTGGGACAAATCCGTTGATGATTGTAATCAAGCGCTGAGAATCCAGCCTAGTTACACCAAGGCTCTCCTCCGAAGAGCTGCTTCATATGGAAAG CTTGGCCGATGGGAGGATGCGGTTAGAGATTATGAAGTATTAAGAAAGGAACTTCCAGGAGACAGCGAGGTAGCTGAGTCTTTACAGAGAGCAAAGACCGCTCTATCGAACCTGGGATTCAATAACGAAGTTGAAGAGGTCTCGACTTTAGATAAGTTCAAGACCGCAACATTACTTCCCG gattctCTGTGTTTCatttcaaatcatcatcaaaccgACAAAGCGAAGCAATATCTCCATTCGTCAACACCTTATGCTTACGGTATCCATTAGTACATTTCTTCAAG gtggACGTGGAGGAGAGCTTGGCATTGGCCAAAGCAGAGAGCATCAAGAAAGTGCCAACCTTTAAAATCTATAAGAAGGGAGAGAAAGTGAAGGAAATGGTGTGTCCTAGTCATCAGTTACTAGAGGACTCGGTTACTCATTTCCTCTTATAA